The DNA window ATCGAATGGAGAAGGTATTAAACGGAGAAGCAGAGAAGCCCTTTCCCAATGCTTTCACATATGCCTCCTGGAAGGGAGAAAGGAGAAAGGAGATTGATGGCAATAAGGAAATGCTTGAGAAAAACACAGCCTAGATGTGAAGGTATTATGCATTTTCAGTATATTCGTGAGCTCGTATTAAATTTTATGGATACCCCAGTTAATTTCAAATGTTTTCCGTCGTTCATCCCTACCCTTGCATATGATCCCTATATAAGTGCTTTTATGAGTTTCTTTTCCTTGACCAATCTCTggatatttttttggaaaatcaTACAAACGAAAGTTTATTGCAGAAGTTAACAGATTTTAAGGCTTGCCATTTATACCTCAGTCATGTACCAATTCAAGTGTTCATGTAATGTAAGATTTCATACAACTATTAAAGAAAAACTGGATGGATTATCATTATTCAAGCAGTCTCACAAACCTTGAGAGTCcataattttataaattgttGACGCTGAATTTCTATGTCCGAAATAGAAGATAAATGTTCCACTTCATGAGAAGAAAAGTACCGTCGAGCAAAAGCTAAAATATGGTTCTTCAACTTCCGCTGCTTGTCTTCCACATCTATTCCAATCTACAATAGGAATCAAAATCACGTAAGTTTATTTCTTCAGTAACAACATTTCTGCAATACACACAATCATACGTATACTTGAATACTCCCAATACATACGGGTGAATCCACAGTTACACCACAAGCTATCAAGGAAGAAGTGTGAGAGAGGTTGAAATGCAACGGTGGTGGCCGCCAGCCATCTGCAATTTGCCACTCTACCTATTCAAGTAAGCTATAAGAACGATTAAAATTTGCTCCAGAAAAAGAGCTCAAACAACATGATTGTAAGAAAAACCAGGTCAAGGAAATGAGAGTATACACAAATTTTCACTAAACATCAATACCTCAGGCTTCCCATGATTGTTCTTTTTAAACTTTAAGGATCTCGGATCAACTCGATGGTCTGTCTGATCTAGTATTAAACAATATATCCACATTAACCACACAAACAAGAAACAACACAACTAGTCATTTTCTTCAACTTGTATAAGCAAAAATGAGGTGACCTACATATCTCGATATCGTAGTGCGTACCAACGCCCGGGCAAGCAATGCTCTTTTCTGGAGCTCAATCCCACGCATGCCCAAAACATTATCTCTCTCAGACGGTGACAGAAGCTCGAAATACCGATTCAAAAGGCCCTCACTCTTCACCTCCTCAGGCAAAACATACCACAAATGACTTTCCCTGCAAAACCCATCATTCTTAAGACCCAAAATTTGAGAATTCGATTTCAAAAAGCAGTAAAATGTGATTGAAAATTGTGGGTTTTGTGGTATATAGACATACATTCGAGAAGGAAGTTGAAGAGGGAGCAGAGAGCAGAAATTGCTATGGAGGGCATGAATGTTCATTCTGTAAAATGGTCTGCGTCTGAATAATATCATGCGTGATACAACAATCTGTGCACAAAGAAAACCACCATATGAACACCGAGATATTGAAAGCAAAGCAAATCAAGAAGTTGGGTTACCTCTGAAGAAAGCAATCTAACTTTGCTGCTGGTGTCTACCaacacaaagaaaagaaaatctgcTTTGAAAATTCTTGAAAGATGCTGCCATGAAACATTGATTTGCTCCGACGATGAAAGCAAGGACGGGGAAAGGTGGAAACTTGTGGAGGTTTGGGTTTTGGGCTCGGCGGGTTTTATCACGAAATATGGGTCGGGGTTTCTTGACCCAATAACAGCGGCACTAGTCCCACCCACTTTCCTTATTTCCCGAATCCACCCGTACAAACGGGTAATTCGAGGAAAATAATCaaaccgaactgaaccgaaAAAATTCAATTCTCAGTTTTGCCGTTTAAAAAGTTGAACCGAAAAAATTCAATTCTCAGTTTTGCCGTTTAAAAAGTCGAACCGGATACCATGTATGGTGTCAATCCACATAcaacttattttttttttataaatcaaATATTAGTGTAGAATATTACTTATaataacaaaattaataaagtCATAATCGTCTTAACTCTCCTTCACGCTCTCGTAGTCTCCATCTACACCTCCAATGATGTCATCCGAATTAGTGTTTCTCTTAAGAGTTGATTGATGGATCCGTGTAGTGTTTGACCTGAATCTTCAAGTGACGATGAGGcaaacccaacaaaacaaaacgaaTGAGTTCAAGGCCAAACCAAATAGACCGAACACAACCTAGCGAAACTTGTATGTGAGGGGGCGTGTCGAATAGGAGTCTCACATCAAATGTAAGTGAGAGATATTAAGTTAAATTCCCGTCCTTACtagaaaatacagaaaatattaGAATGGGTTAGAGAAATGTGTACAAGGGACAAGGTTAAGaagcttcatccacaaacaAATGTAAAACACAAATCACATCATACAGACAGAGACATACACAATATAACCCAAATCTCCCCAACACCCGAAAACACATCCAAAACACTCTTCAACGCCAACCTTCAGCCAACTCCGTCCTCGAATTTATGCGGCTAAGAATTTCACTTCTTTTGCTCTTATCTGCGGTCACAGCAGTTTGAATCAGTGGCTGCTCGTTTACCTTCTTGGGCCCCTTCTTCAGATTCGAACCGCTTGATTGACCACTTTTGATCTTCCTAACGTTTGGCTGAGCCTCTCTACCTGAACCTGTTAAACCCTGATCTTGGGGCCCGTTTGCCAAAGAGCTAACTTGGGATACAACCTCGCAAGCACAATTATCTGCCAGAAACCGGTTTCCTCCCGGAATGATATTCTTGATAGAAGATAGAAAAGTTTGAGATCCACTTTCGGTTATGGGATCATTTTGTGTAGAATGAAGGGGGCTCTCTAAATCAGGTTCTTCGCCAACAAATACGCCCTCCTCTTCATTTTCCTTGTTAGCCTCCTCGTTGGCCTCTTTGTGATATGGTTGAAAAGTGCTTTGGTGCTCATCCTCGTCAGAAGGCTCTAGGCGGGGTACAGGGGCTGTTTCCACCAAAgattcctctctttcttttagTGTCTTGACAATAAGAGTCTTGAGGAAATTCATCACTTGGACGGCATACATCAATGCAGTCAAAGGATCTACCATCTGCGGAAAATGAAAGTTACAAAGGCTTGTTAAAAATAATTTGACAACGTGTggcttaggggtggtttggaagtaaggtgcttaaaaaaaaagcacccatgaaaaaaagctgtgagggttttagatgtttggtaaactaaaaaaaatggcttattttggaagctgctgtgagaataagttgaaatcaaaggaaaaagctaaagctgctatttgcagctttggaaaactggttttttttcaaagcacacggagctacagtgctcctttaatgaaaagacctactatcagactgcttttttttccaaaagcacttttacaaaaaagtttaccaaacactctgctgatttatttcacatccGCTtatctcacagcacagccgtttattctcacaacagttttttttcaaagcacagcaataccaaaccagaaCATATGACAACATGCTGAAACAAGACTATCACATCTCACCCTAAATGGAAACTGAAAAAATATACCGGATGAAGAAATTTATCACACCGCGTAGTTATCAGATgggtaaactgtcggtttaccccctgaactttcacctcactttcgatttcccccctgaacttttctattggaaaattaaggactcaaactaatttttttagccaatttgccccctaccgttagtttttcatatattacatccatatttccgttaagtgagaccatgtgcataacatgtgaggatagttaagtcatttcaatttaaaaatgattaaaaactgaaaataaataataataataattttccctctattttttcccgctaattcctatcctcaattttaattttccctctcattcctatgcatgagaaataacatatggtgttattgtcttcataagtagctaagttaatcttttttttgaagcatgtactaccatttttattttctctaacaaattaataatttgacaaatgctcatagtgttattgtctccaaagcagtgcattaatataagaaacatgtccataaaaaagactagggtttcttatattaatgcactgctttggagacaatagcaccattagcatttgtcaaattattaatttgttagagaaaataaaaatggtagacaataacaccatatgtcatttctcatgcataggaatgagagggaaaaataaaatcgaggataggaattagcgggaaaaaatagagggaaaattttgctttttttattattttcagttttttaatcatttttaagagtgaaataacttaactaccctcacatgttgtgcacatggtctcacttaacggaaatatggatggaatatatgaaaaactaacggtagggggcaaattggctaaaaaaattagtttgagtccttaattttccaatggaaaagttcaggggggaaatcgaaagtgaggtgaaagttcagggggtaaaccgacagtttactctTATCAGATTAGTAATGGTTTTTCCTAGGTGATTCATAACAAGACTGATTTCCGGTCTTAGAACATATTAAGCATGTAACAGAAAACCTGCAATAAAATCTCTCTCCAAAAATTATACCTCTTCTTATCCCATTCTAATTCATTCTATATATCTTTAAGCTTTGAACATAAAAATTGCCGATGATTGATTATTGATAGCCTGATATTTGAGTTAACACATTGGCTCCTACTCTAGTACATAGAACGTGTTGGCATGGATGTCGCTAACAATGAAGATTATGCATGAAATCGAGGTGCTTTTTAACTTTAGACAGTAAAGTTTTCACTCACATGAGTCATGTTTGGTGCAAACACCATGGCAATATTGCGTGCATTCATCTTGTTGAAGTGTTCCATTTGTGCAACATCAGCCATTAGGTTTACTGCCCAATCCAATAACGCAGCTTCTGTTGGAGGTAGGAGCCTAACAAGTTCAGCACACTCCTCTTCCGACTGGGACTGCATTACCTGCTCTGGTGTTAGAGAGTCTAACACAGCAGTTGGAAGTTCTCGGAACCAAGCCTGAGAAGCAACAGTACATGAATTTTAACATCAAATGTCATTTTGTGAACTGAAAACGCTCGAAGATGAGTTCACCCTTTGGTTGATTGTGGGAGGGGACATGGAGCAATGACAATAAGACGGAACAAAGAAGAAGACTAGTCATTAACAAACAGTAAAGCCTTACCTTAATAAGACCGGCCAAACAATGCACGTCAACGCCCTCTGGTATCACTCCCCGATTTAATTGGTCCCTGACGTACTCCTCCTGACTGTTCTCAGCATTAATTCTGAAGATCCCTTCAGCCTGCATGTATGAGTGAACTTCAGTTTTTATTGAAGATAGTTTGAAACTTTGAATTATAACAAAGTGTCTGAAATTATGTCTTCTAATCACATTCTACCCCCGACGTGCTGTAAGAAAGGAATATAAGCAAAAGAGTGATATACCTGCAGACCACCTTGTGCATACAAATGTCTCTGCATCAAAATAAGTATTGTTGGGACACTGTTCCCTCTGGCATCAAAAGAAAGCTGCATAGACTCTGTTGAGACCCCAAAAACATTTGCGCTGCAGATGAAATCAATGTCAGTATAATACTTAACCTTAAAACCTTATTGATGCtgttaaaatgaaaaacaaaaaagaaaacaaaacataaatatacaaCAGACTATAAGTATCAATAAAGAACATTGGCGTATCCAATTCTACTACAACAGACATGTTATACAGTAATCAGAAAATCGGCATCCATTGTTCCTTGTTGATACATGTTGAAGGATAAAATTAATGGAATAAAGTACAATAATTGGTGAGTcttttgtgagaaaaaaaaaaaaaaaaaaactttctacGGAGCAGAATCAAAGCAAGCAAAGCAGAATAATGCCATGTGCCAAcacagaaactaaaacaaaacgACGATTTATCATCGAAAATTTCCAGCAAGgcataaaagaacaaaagaaggCGGCTCCAAAACCCACCCAGAAAACACGTTAGAAATATTTATCCCCAATACCACCAAATGAAACCCTAACACAGGGATTCCCAATAAAAATTCAACAAACCCAATTTTTATCAAGATAAAAACTTTCAAGAAACCCAATTATCAGATACCGAAAACTTTAAAAACCCATCAATCAAAACAGAATTacacatggaaaaaaaaaaacccaataaaaaaagattgaaaatttgCAATAGACCTGGCACTCGGAGCCCTCCTGGGGACCTCAGGTTCAAGCTCAACAGGCAAACCAAGAAACCCATTGAACCGATCAAAGGTGACATGGGCAACATGCCTGACATTCGAAGGCCACCCAATCTCCATGGAAGAAAGCTTCCCTCTTCCACTATCTGCACTATTAGTACTGCTACACCCAATCAAAGACCTCCTGAAAGCAGTAACCAAAAGGGTCACAAGGGAAAGCTGATCACCCTCTCCGtccctctccttcttcttcctctcttcttcctcttcgtctTCGCTTTCGTTTTCTTCGTCTTCCTCCGAAGCCAAATACCCCTGGAGGGTATCCTCTAAAAGGGCATGTGGGTATGGTGAGTCATTGGGTGTAGGTGGAGCAGCAGCACATGGAGTGGAGGAGCTTGGAGGGGAAGGGAAGTGAGATGTGGACGGTGATTGGAGGACCTCGGTCATGTTTTGGAGGAAAAAGATGCAGTCTTTTTGTGATGATTGCTGGGCTAATTAATTGGGGTTTTGACTAAATTTGGATTGTGAAATGTTTGGAGTTGGAGTTGGATTGAAGGAAGGGTTTCGGAGGAGGAGGGTGAGACGTGACTGTCATCactttatttgatttttctcATTATTTTTCGTATCTGTCATTGATGCTCAACTCAAAGACTGAAGATGTTTAGAGAGATGGGGATGATGGAGTatgagtagagagagagagagagagagaagatgtTGAATTGTTTATTGTTGTGGAGGTCTTTGGACAGATTTGCAGGaatagaaggaaaaagaaagagaggaagaggtgGGTGGTGTTTCTGTTTCCACTTCTCAGCAAAGTCATCCAATATATATTATCTGGCTGGATTTGTATGAGTAAGCCGTTGCCGTAGCTAAAAGTTTTACGCGCAAATATGAGAGGCTTTGTGTTTCTCTCACTGTCACTACACAGGTTTGATGTTTCCATTGTCCTATCCTATGGTGGCCAATCAACTTTTGGCCTTAGCTCGTTCTTGAGAATGTGTCCGAAAGGATCAATATATCGTTGTGACAGTATTTTAAATTAATCGagtaattatatataaaataattaaaatataatacgtTATTGGTTTGTAATGATGTTGATGTATCTACTATGTTGTAGATAAGTCTTTTTCCACTCTTATTAGGCTAGATTGAGATTCATTCTGGATCTTAATATCTAGAGTTCAAGAACCACGAAATTTGGATCACTCAAACGATCCTCATTTGCCCATCTCATTAACCTACCTCACAAAACTCCAAACAATTGAATTGCTCGGATTTCGAGGTCCGTATGCTTTGGACATTGAAATGGGAGGAAATCTCACTCCCATTAGGCCATGTGTGATAACAGTTGGAGATTGCACTTCATTAACCTTCAAAATACAAGAAATTTTAAGCATATTGTGATTTTCACGCCCCTGTTTACTCCTTATgcacttcttttgtttttatttcctgatttttttaattcatttgacGTAAAGACTTTATCTTATTTAAAATCacctattttttaaatttctcaaATTAATTTAAAGATAAGAATTCGTCCTTTAGTCTCACATAGATGATACTAGTTTATGGAGTTAAATCACATTCTTACCAACACCCAAGGGTAATTATGAAAATGGGGACCAAAATCTTAGATGAGATAAAATTGATGCAATGTTGGGACTTTTGGGCCAAGTGGAGatatttttctctttaattaGTAGTGTGGTAATGTTGCAAGGAATGCAATTAAgatatgattgaattattacccTTTACCAAGCGTGGTGGCAAAGAGTGGTTGAAGTTGGTACTTAAAACTGTCTGGCAAAAGATAGACAATTCAAGCATGAGGTTACACaaaattactttttttattatttactcATTGGAATTATATTGTAAACCAAACACACGCTGACAATTATAAGTGATGAGTTGCACCAGTGGATAAcatattcttcttcatcttaTTACATTTGGAATAGGATTTTCTtctctcctcttctctctcctcttttatTTGAATAGTCAtaattaagtcacgtcaacttCTTGTGTTTGACTTCTTTATAAAGAGAGAAAAACAAAGTGAAAAGTGTGAGAAGAGGAAAGAGAAGGGGAGGGGAATttgaggggagagaatcctagtctCCCCTCCAAATCTCCACCCTCACCCCCTCTCTCACCTTCctctttttatttctcttcctaTAAAAAAAAGTCAACTCAAGATGTTGACCTGGCTTAATTGTGACCGTTAACATAAGATGGGATTGAAGAGAAAGGGAATTTGGAGGAGAGAGAATCCTACCCATTGCATTTGCATCTTAGTtcaaactttcctttttgtttagtCTAGTTTAGAAGTAAAAATATTAGTaactaaaagaaaacacatTGATGTCACTTGGTATTATAATCTagtaatatttctcttcacttgtaagtgaggtaAGTGAGAGGCA is part of the Malus domestica chromosome 12, GDT2T_hap1 genome and encodes:
- the LOC103413495 gene encoding uncharacterized protein, which gives rise to MILFRRRPFYRMNIHALHSNFCSLLPLQLPSRMESHLWYVLPEEVKSEGLLNRYFELLSPSERDNVLGMRGIELQKRALLARALVRTTISRYTDHRVDPRSLKFKKNNHGKPEVEWQIADGWRPPPLHFNLSHTSSLIACGVTVDSPIGIDVEDKQRKLKNHILAFARRYFSSHEVEHLSSISDIEIQRQQFIKLWTLKEAYVKALGKGFSASPFNTFSIRLRDAAKRGINLSGDVDSEITEISVEPFGPVNLTRNWQFSLLELAGSHYAAICMERHKTVGGEEKAPLQLTVRRTIPFVEEECVTGTDAAVPIGGLNC
- the LOC103449469 gene encoding rho GTPase-activating protein 5-like, translating into MTEVLQSPSTSHFPSPPSSSTPCAAAPPTPNDSPYPHALLEDTLQGYLASEEDEENESEDEEEEERKKKERDGEGDQLSLVTLLVTAFRRSLIGCSSTNSADSGRGKLSSMEIGWPSNVRHVAHVTFDRFNGFLGLPVELEPEVPRRAPSASANVFGVSTESMQLSFDARGNSVPTILILMQRHLYAQGGLQAEGIFRINAENSQEEYVRDQLNRGVIPEGVDVHCLAGLIKAWFRELPTAVLDSLTPEQVMQSQSEEECAELVRLLPPTEAALLDWAVNLMADVAQMEHFNKMNARNIAMVFAPNMTHMVDPLTALMYAVQVMNFLKTLIVKTLKEREESLVETAPVPRLEPSDEDEHQSTFQPYHKEANEEANKENEEEGVFVGEEPDLESPLHSTQNDPITESGSQTFLSSIKNIIPGGNRFLADNCACEVVSQVSSLANGPQDQGLTGSGREAQPNVRKIKSGQSSGSNLKKGPKKVNEQPLIQTAVTADKSKRSEILSRINSRTELAEGWR